The window CTCCGCCTCGGTCAGGCGGGTCCCCGCCGGGTGCAGCCGCTCGATCCCGGCCGGCAGCAGCGTCGCGTCGGGAACGCAGACCTGGTTGCCGTGCATGAGGGCGTCCCGCACGCCGGGGTCGCCGAGGAGCAGGGCGTCCGGCAGGTAGTCGGCGAACCAGCGCGTCTGCGGAGCCGTGACGACGTCGGCGTCGACGTGCCGGGCGGCCGACCGGTGGTAGCGGCGCAGCCGCTGGAACCGTCCACCCTGGAACAGGATGTCGCCGTACAGGTCGGTGGCGGGCTCCAGCGGCACCGCCGGCAGCCCGGCGGGCACCTGCTCGGGCGGGCCCGCCGGCGGTCGCGTGCCGGTGAAGTGCAGCCGCGCCCGGAAGTGCGCCGCGCTGAACTCCGTCTCCGCGCTGTAGATGACCGCGTCCACGACGTCGTCGTCGACCACGAGGGTGGCGATCCGGATGGTGGTGCTGCCCTCCGGCGGCACCACGATGGGCCGCAGGAACTCAGCCCGCTCGACCACCGGCGTGTCGTCGCGTCCGGTCACCGCCGCGGCGACCTGGGCCATCGCCTCCATGCCGAACACCGCCGGGAACAGCAGGTTGCCGTCCAGCCGGTGGTGGTCCAGGTAGAGGTCGGTGACCGGCTTGAGCTCGGCCTCGGTGACCAGCTCGACGCCGTGGTAGCGCACGAGCGGGCGGTCCACGAACCGCAGCAGCGGCAGCTCCGGACGGTCCATCCGGACCGTGTCGATGCCCTCCGTACGCCCGCTGACCACCACCACCGACGGTGCCTGCGGGTCGGCGAGCAGGCGCCGGAGCATCTGCACGCCCTGGTCGGGGGTGACCGGGGTGATGCCGTCGCGGGTCAGCGCCTCGACCACGGACAGCCGCTCACCCATGCCGACGCCGGACCAGACCGACCACTCCAGGCAGAGGCTGCGGCAGTTCGGGTGACGCCGGCCGAAGTCGACGGTCAACTCGGCCAGCCAGTCGTTGGCCGTGGCGTAGTGCGCCTCGCCGCGCAGGCCCGCCCGGCCGATGATGCTGCCGAACGTCACCAGCAGGCGCAGCCGGTCGGGGTCGACCGCGTCGAGCACGGCGCGCAGGCCGTCGACCTTCGGCGCGAACGTGCGGCGGAACGCGTCCATGGTGAGGCCGGTCAACGCCGCCGGCTCGTTGCGGCCCGCGCCGTGCAGCACCGCCGTGACCGGTCCCAGCTCGGCGACGAGCCCGTCGACGGCCTGCCGCACCTGCTCCGGGTCGGAGACGTCGGCCCGGGCGTAGCGCACCCGTACGCCGGCGTCCGCCATCCGCTTGAGGTTCGCGGCCAGCTCGTCGTCCTGGGCGGGATCGGAGCGGCCCAGCACGGCCAGGCCGGCGCCGCTGTCGACGGCCATGGCCAGGGCGCACTCCGCGGTGATGCCCTTGCCGCCGCCGGTGACCAGCAGCAGGTCCTCGGCGCCCAGCGGCTGCCGCGTCTCGGCGGGCCGCACCGGCAGCCCGCGCAGGGTCGGCACCCGGCGCCGCCCGGCGGCGTCGTAGCGGACCTCGGCGAACCCGTCCGTGGCGCCGACCTCCGCCGTCACCCGGGCCACGGCCTCCGGCACCGGCGGGGTGTGCACGATGGTGGTGCGCAGCTGCGGCGCCTCCAGCCGTAGCGTCTTGGCCAGCCCGGCCCCGCCCGGTCCCTGCTGGACGAGGACGAAGCGGGTGCCGGGGGCGGCGGCCGTCGCCGCCTGCGCGCCGCGCAGGGCCAGTTCGAGATCGGCCTCGGCGCACCGCTCCGGCAGGCACACCAGCACGCCCGCGCCGAGGCCGGCGGTCTGCAGGGCCGCGCGCAGCGGCTCGGCGAGCGGGTGACCGGCGGGGGCGAACAGCTGCCAGGCTCCGTCGGCCCCGGCCCGGGCGGCGACCGGGGCCGGCGCCTCGTCGAGGTCCACCGACCAGGCCCGGCACCAGTCTGCGACGCCGTGCACGATGGCCGGGCCGGCCGCGTCGGTGTCCCGACCGGTCCGGGCGAGCTGCTCCAGTGCCTCGGCGAGCTGCCCGACGGTGGCCGTCGCGAAGTTGGTGGGAGTCTGCGCGGCCGGCACGCCGAGCTGCTGCGCCGCCTGGTTGACCAGCTGGCCGACGGTGATCGAGCTGAGGTGGAGGTCGTCGAGGAGCTGGCTGCCGTCGTGCACCATCTCCAGCGGCAGCTCCGCCCGCTCGGCGGCCAGCCGGCGCAGCAGTTGCAGGCTCGACTCGCCGGCCGGCTGCTCCGACTCCGGCCGCTGCCCGTTCGCCGTCGACGGGACCGCCGCCCGGACGCCGGCGCCCTTGGGCAGGCTCACCACCGGGGCGGACTCGCAGGGGCTGGCGAAGAAGCGGAAGTTCTGGCCCACCTCGAGCGGCCGGACCAGCCGGTCGTGGAAGAGGGTGCCCTCCACGCCGCCGGCGCCGACGACGTACGCGGCCGCCGCGACCCGCAGCAGGCCCGCCAGCGACTCGTCGTCGGTGTTGAGCGCCACCGCCGGCAGGTCGGTGCTGGCCGCCGCGAGGCCGGAGAGCACCTGCCCCGGGCCGACCTCGACGAAGAGGTCGACCTCCTTGGCGGCGAGGGCCACGGCCTGGCTGAACAGCACCGGGTCGGTGATCTGGCGGTGCAGGAGGGCGGAGACGTCGGTGTCGTGGGCGAGCGGTTCGCCGGTGACGGTGGAGACGACCCGCCGGGTGACGGATCCGAACCGCTCCCCCGCCAGCGCGCCGAGGAAGGCGTCCGCGGCCGGCTCGACCAGCGGGGAGTGGAACGCGTGGGACACCGACAGCCGCGTGGTCCGCAGGCCGGCGGAGCGGGCCCGCTCGCAGGCGTCCTCCACCGCGGCCTCCGAGCCGGCGATCACGGTCTGCTCCGGCCCGTTGTACGCGGCGATCACCACGGACAGGCCGGCGATCAGCCCGGCCACCCGCTCGGGCGGGGCGCCGATGTTGGCCATCGTGCCGGAGGCGCTGTGCTCCCCCATCGTCCGGCCGCGCACGCCGGCGACCCGGAGCAGGGCCTCCTCGTCGAGCACGCCGGCCCAGTGCAGGGCGGCGATCTCGCCGAGGCTGTGCCCGACGGCGACCGTCGCGTCGAGGTTGAGCAGCGACAGCGCCCGCAGGCCGGCGAGCGAACCGGTGACGATCCGCGGCTGGGCCACCGCGGTGGCGACCATGTCGCCGCTGCTCGGCAGCGCCGCCCGCTGGTACACCTCCTCCACGTCGGCGAAGCGGCGGCGCAGCGCGCCACCCGAGGTGCCCTTGCCGGACCCCTGCCCGGGGAAGAGGAAGCCGATGCGGCCCGGGCCGCTCACGTGGCCCAGGAAGCAGCGGCCGTCGGAGGAGAACAGACGTACCTCGCCGGCGTCGAGGGCGTCGCAGATCCGGCGCAGCTGCCGCTCGCCGTCCTCCGGCGAGGAGACCACCACGCCCGCCCGGTACGGCAGGTCGCGCAGTTCCCGGTGCAGGGTGGCGGCGAGGTCGCCCAGCTGGGCGTACGACACCGTGGGCACGAACTCGACGAGACGCTGCAACCGCTCGCGCAGCTCCTGCGGGCTGCCCCCGTCGACGAGCAGCAGCTCCACGTCCTGCATCGAGGCGGCGAGGTTGCGGAAGCGGCTGTCCAGCCGGGACGAGCGACGCGGCTGCCCGTTCTCCAGCACGATGTGGGTGTTGATGCCGCCGAAGCCCATCGCCGTGATGCCGGCGCGCACCGGCAGGCCGCGCGGCCACGCCTCGGCCTTGCGCAGGGCCCGCAGCGCGGACTGCTCGGCGGTGAGGATCTCGTGCGGGTCGACGCAGCCGATGGTGGGCGGCAGGACCTCGTGGTGGACGGCCATCGCGGCCTTGATCAGGCCGGCGACGCCGGCCGCCGCCTTGGTGTGCCCGATCATGCCCTTGATCGAGCTGATCGCGGCCTGGGCGGCGTTCTCGTCGGCGGTGCGCCGGGCCAGGGACAGGGCCTGGAGCTCGGTGGCGTCGCCCACCTGCGTGCCGGTGCCGTGGCCCTCGAAGAGCCCGACGGTCTCGATGCCGAAGCCGGCCCGGTCGTACGCCCGGCGCAGGGCGAGCTGGTAGCCGGCGACCTCGGGCCGGGTGATGCCGCCCTTGCCGTCGGAGGAGATGCCCCAGCCCGCGATGGTGGCGTAGATGCGGTGCCCCGCCTGGCGGGCCTCGGCCTCGCGCATCAGGACCACCATGCCGCAGCCCTCGCCGGGCCAGAAGCCGTTCGAGCCGCGGTCGTAGACCCGCATCTCGCCGCGCGCCAGCGCGCCGGTCTTGGCGAAGCCGATGATCTCGAAGGGGTCGATGGAGAGGTCGACCCCGCCGGCGACCGCCACGTCGACCTCGCCGTCGGAGAGGGTCTTGCACGCGGTGGCGACGGAGAGCAGCGACGAGGAGCAGGCGCCGTCGACGGTGTAGCCGCCGCCCTTGAAATCGAAGTGGTTGCAGATGCGCCCGGCGATGGTGTTGGACAGGCCGCCCGCGAGGGTGTCCTCGTCGACCTCCGGGAACGGGCCCTTGAAGGTCGCCTCGAAGTCGTCGAGGAACGTGGTGAGCTGGTCGTCGTCCCAGTCCTGCTCCTTGAGCGCGGCGGCGACCATGCGGCGCACGTAGGGCCAGCGCAGCCGCAGCTGGTTGGCCCGGGAGAACTCGCCGGTCAGCGTGTTGCCGACGACCACGCCGGTGCGCTCGCGGGGCAGTCCCTCCCCCATCGGGAACCCGGCGTCGGCCAGCGCCATGGCCGCCATGTCGAGGGCGAGCCAGTGGGTGAGGTCGGTGGAGCGGTAGGTGCTGCCGGCGATCTTGTAGGCGATGCGGTCGAACTCGTAGCCCTCGATGACCGCCGCGTTGCGGGCGTAGAAGCGGTCGGGCGTGGCCGGGTCCGGATCCCAGTAGTCGTCCAGACTCATCCGCACGTCGGGCAGCCGGCGGAAGGCCCGCCGCCCGGCGAGGGCGTTCTCCCACAGTTCACGGGGCGACGTGGCGTCCGGGTAGCGGCACGCCATCCCCACGACAGCGATCCTTGTCACGAGGTCTCTCCTTCGTTGCGTGCGGTGGTGGACCGCCGGGGCGCGGGACGGGCCGCTGGGTGGGGCGCCACGGTCAGCACCGCCCCTCGAACTCGGCGGCGATGGCCTGGCGCCACCGCTCGTAGGCGGGCGTGTCGCCGTCCTGCCCGCTGGGCAGGGTCACGTCGGTCACCTTCGACGCCTCGGCGGTGGACATGCCGCAGAACACCTGCGTGGCGACCTCGTTGTGCGGGACGACCAGACCGGCGCGTACCCGGGCCCCGGCCGCGAAGGCGCTGCCCTGGGCGAGGTCCACCCGGTAGTCGCCGGCCCGGTCGCGGAACCGGTGCAGGTCCGCCTCGGTGGCTCCCCCGGCGTAGGTGGCGGCGAGGCCCGCCCCGGCGTACAGGTCGGCCCGCCGGTGCGCGGGGAACGCGGCGAAGATCTCCGTCACCCGGTCCACGTCGGTGCCGCCGACGAACCAGGTGGCCCGCCCGATGCCCTGGTCGATGACCCGGTCGGCGTACTCGCGCGGGCCCTCGGCCGGCCACGGGAACCGCGGGTGGCGGTACTGCCCGTACACGTACCGGTCGGTGTGGAAGTACGCCTGGTGGAAGCCGTAGCCGTCGAGCACCAGCCACCGCAGCAGCGGGTCCGGGGCGTACAGCTGGCCCCAGCGGATCCGGGGCAACCGGGCCATCGCCCAGCCCACGCCGACGTACGCCATGTAGACGTGCGCGTCGCCCCGACCGGCGAGCAGACCCGGCACGTGCCGGGGGCGGCCCGGCCGCAGCGCGTCCCGGACGGCGAAGCCCATCGCGGCGCCCTCGTACGCGAAACCACGAAAACGCGTCGGCACCGTTTCCAGGCGGCGTTCGGCCGCCTCGGTCGTCGGCGCCTCGGCGGCGTATCCGTAACCGGCGAGGAATGAGGCGCCGACGGTTTCGAGCAGCGCCTTCGATTCCTCGTTCTTCACGTGGAATCCGCGCACGTCCATTTTCGTCTCGGAGATATTTGGCGTCAGGATTCTGCGCCGCAGATCACGCAGGCTCTGCATGGCACGTTCCCCCAAAGGGTCGGTGTTTCCGTTTACCGGGGATGGACATCCATTTCGATGATGGCAAGCGCGGGAAGGATTGATTTCTTCAACCTTGCGCACTCGTCGCAACTAGGCGGAACATTCACGTGCACCGTCGACACGCGACGGCACGGCGACCGTCCGGGGGACGACGCGGGCGGTTCTCAGCGACCGTGGTTGATGCCGGCCGGCTCGAAGTGCGCGCGGACGTTGCGCCGCCACACCTCGTACGCGGGCACCGGCCCGGCCGGCTCCGCGCGGACCGCCACGTCGTCGGCGAGCGCCGCGGCGGCGGCCACGGACCGGCCGCCGAGCGCGTGCATCGCCGCCTCGCTGTGCGCCGGCACGTGCCCGGCGTGGCTGCGGGCCTTGGCGGCGAAGACCGCGCCCTGGGCCAGGTCCGGCGCGCACGGGCCGGCGTCGGTGCGCAGCGCGGCGAGCGCCTCGGCGTCGGCGCCGCCGGCGAAGGTGGCGGCGAGCCCCACCCCGCTCCACAGGTCGCCGTGCCGGTCGGCGGCGAAGGCCCGCACGGCCCCGGCCACGTCGGCGGTGCGGGCGCCGTGGATGAACCACAGTGCCCGGCCGAGGCCCTGGTCCGTGGCCCGGAGGAAGTAGTCCCCGTGGCCCTGCCACGGGTACGCCGCCAGCCGCTCCTGCCGGGTCACCCAGCGGTCGAGGTGGAAGTAGGCGCGGTCGAACCCGTAGCCGTCCACGGCCAGCCAGGTCATCGTCGGGTGGTACGGGGAGCCGGTGAGGTCCGGCACGACGTGCCGCCAGAGGGGCCGCGGCAGGCGTGCCATCGCGAAGCCGATGCCGATGTAGGCGAGGAAGAGGTGCGGCGCGCCGGGGCCCCGCAGCAGGTCCCGGGTACGGGTGCCGCGCCTTGGCCCCATCACGTCGAGGATGGTGCAGGCCATCGTGGCGCCCTCGTAGGCGAAGCCGAGCAGTTCCCGGTCGACGAGCGCGAGCCGGCGTTCCAGCTCCCACGGGTCGCGGGTGTCGATGCCCCACTCGAATCCGCAGACGACCGACTGCGGAACCGCCTCCAGCCGGCGGGTGACCTCCGTGGCGGGGCCGGGGAAGCCCCGACGCGCGAAGGTCACCTCCGCGAGCGTCGGCGCCATCAGCAGTCGACGCATGGAGCCCAGTACCGTCGGCATGGCAGATCCCCCTGTCGTTACGACGACGCCGGCCCCGGCCGGCGGGTGACTTCATCGTCACGCCGCGCCGGCCGGGGCCGCGTCTTCTGCTGTGCGCTCATCCGCCGCGACGGGCGGGGCCGCGCGGTGGGCGGGTCACGGGCCGGTGACGGGCCCCCTTCCCCGCTGCGGACGGAGGAACATCAGCAGCAGGGCCACCGCGACGAGGCCCAGGTCGAGCAGGAGGAGCACGCCGTTGATGCCGTCGATCCGGGCGTGGTCGTGGCTGGCGTTCGCGGCCTCGTCCCCGATCGGCGCGGCGACGGGCCCGGCCGGAACGGCGCCGGGGGTCACCGTGAAGCCGGCCAGCCCGGCGACCTGTCGGCCGTCGGGCAACAGGGCCCGGTAGGCCACGCGGTACGCGCCCGGCCCGGCGTCGCGTACCCGCACGGCCAGGCGGCCGTCGCGGACGGCCGCCTTCCCGATCGAGACGACCGCCCCGGTCGGTCCGGTGACGGCCAGGTGCACGTTCTCGGCCGACTCGGCGCCGCCGAGCGTGAGCGTCACCTCGGCGGGCGCGACCCCGACGACCGACCCGTCGCCCGGGTTCAGCATGAACCTCCGGCTCTCGGCCGGAGTGCCGAAGGCCAGCAGCGCCACGATCGACAGCACGATGCCGACCGCGACGGCGATGGCCGCCCGCTGCACCGCCCCGACGGACGTGGGCGGTGCCGGCGGACGGGCGCCGTCCACGGTGGTCATGACGGCTGGGCCGCGACCTCGGGCTGCCGGCAGCTGCACGACATCAGCTCCGCCTCCGCCGGGGAGGGCCGCAGGTGCAGGTACATCGCGATCACCATCGGCACGAAGACGACCGTGTTGTAGAACAGGTGCAGCTCGACCCGGGGGATCACGACCTGGAGCAGGCTGGTGGGCACGGGGCTGTCGAACAGGTGCCGGCCGGTCTGCGCCTGCAACAGCAGCAGCAGGTGCTCGATGTGGTGCCAGAACTGGATCGCCAGGGCGGCGGTCCACCAGCTCCGGCTGCGCCCGACGAAGCCGGGGCGCAGCATCCACAGCCCGACGAGCATCACGATGGCGTAGCCGTAGTGCAGCCACTCCGAGCTGACCAGCCACGGGAACGGCATGCCGAGCACCCCGCGGGCCTCGGGCCGCGACCAGCCCAGGCCCCAGATCTGGTACGCCTGCACCAGGTGCTCGGCCCAGTGCGCGAGCACGATCACGAGAAAGGCGTTCAGGGCCGCCCGATGGTGTGCGCCGTTGAGTGTCGCCCAACGCCCGGAAGCTCCGGGCAGGGTCGCCTGGTAGCTGGTCACGTTTCCTCCTTGGAAGGGTCACGGGCGCGAGAGACACCACGCCCCTCACCCAGCGTGTCGGCTCCGACACGCCGTCACGTCTCCAATGTTGCGCAGTTCGGGTCGGGGATCCGTCAGACCGGCTCGGGCGAGCCGGCGGGGGCGTACCAGGTGCCGACCCGGCGGGCCGCCGCGAAGCTGGCCCAGGCCACCGCGTCGACCAGGGCCGCGTCGCCCGGCTGGTGGCGGCGGAACTCCGTGACCACCTCCTCGTCGACCTGGTAGGAGGCGAACACGGTCAGCAGGGCCAGGCGGCCGGCGGCCCGCTGCGCCTCGGGCAGCGGCGCGATCAGCCGCTCGCACCACTGTCGACTGAGGCCGGTCTCCTCACCCCGCCAGTCGTCGAGGCGTTCCGCGACCAGCTCCCGGACCGCCGGCGGAACGGCCCGCTCGCCGGCCGCCTCGAACGCCGCGTAGGCGCGGGCCATCGCCCCGGCCACGTGCGGGCTGCCCGCCGCCCAGGCGGCCTCCGCCGGCAGCGGCGCCGGCGGCAGCAGCTCCACCGAGCGGCCCGGCTCGCGGGCGTCGCGCAGCGTCCCCTGCAACACCCAGCCGATGCCCCGCTTCAGGCGCCGGCGCGCCCGCGGCGTCAGCCCCGGCGGGAGCAGGAAGTTGGAGAGGAACACGTTGACCACGCGGGCGATGTAGTGGAAGCCCACCACCACGCCGACCAGCTCCGGGCGGTCCCGCTCCGGAAACGGCAGGACCGGCCGCGAGGTCTGCGGC is drawn from Micromonospora sp. NBC_01740 and contains these coding sequences:
- a CDS encoding type I polyketide synthase; its protein translation is MTRIAVVGMACRYPDATSPRELWENALAGRRAFRRLPDVRMSLDDYWDPDPATPDRFYARNAAVIEGYEFDRIAYKIAGSTYRSTDLTHWLALDMAAMALADAGFPMGEGLPRERTGVVVGNTLTGEFSRANQLRLRWPYVRRMVAAALKEQDWDDDQLTTFLDDFEATFKGPFPEVDEDTLAGGLSNTIAGRICNHFDFKGGGYTVDGACSSSLLSVATACKTLSDGEVDVAVAGGVDLSIDPFEIIGFAKTGALARGEMRVYDRGSNGFWPGEGCGMVVLMREAEARQAGHRIYATIAGWGISSDGKGGITRPEVAGYQLALRRAYDRAGFGIETVGLFEGHGTGTQVGDATELQALSLARRTADENAAQAAISSIKGMIGHTKAAAGVAGLIKAAMAVHHEVLPPTIGCVDPHEILTAEQSALRALRKAEAWPRGLPVRAGITAMGFGGINTHIVLENGQPRRSSRLDSRFRNLAASMQDVELLLVDGGSPQELRERLQRLVEFVPTVSYAQLGDLAATLHRELRDLPYRAGVVVSSPEDGERQLRRICDALDAGEVRLFSSDGRCFLGHVSGPGRIGFLFPGQGSGKGTSGGALRRRFADVEEVYQRAALPSSGDMVATAVAQPRIVTGSLAGLRALSLLNLDATVAVGHSLGEIAALHWAGVLDEEALLRVAGVRGRTMGEHSASGTMANIGAPPERVAGLIAGLSVVIAAYNGPEQTVIAGSEAAVEDACERARSAGLRTTRLSVSHAFHSPLVEPAADAFLGALAGERFGSVTRRVVSTVTGEPLAHDTDVSALLHRQITDPVLFSQAVALAAKEVDLFVEVGPGQVLSGLAAASTDLPAVALNTDDESLAGLLRVAAAAYVVGAGGVEGTLFHDRLVRPLEVGQNFRFFASPCESAPVVSLPKGAGVRAAVPSTANGQRPESEQPAGESSLQLLRRLAAERAELPLEMVHDGSQLLDDLHLSSITVGQLVNQAAQQLGVPAAQTPTNFATATVGQLAEALEQLARTGRDTDAAGPAIVHGVADWCRAWSVDLDEAPAPVAARAGADGAWQLFAPAGHPLAEPLRAALQTAGLGAGVLVCLPERCAEADLELALRGAQAATAAAPGTRFVLVQQGPGGAGLAKTLRLEAPQLRTTIVHTPPVPEAVARVTAEVGATDGFAEVRYDAAGRRRVPTLRGLPVRPAETRQPLGAEDLLLVTGGGKGITAECALAMAVDSGAGLAVLGRSDPAQDDELAANLKRMADAGVRVRYARADVSDPEQVRQAVDGLVAELGPVTAVLHGAGRNEPAALTGLTMDAFRRTFAPKVDGLRAVLDAVDPDRLRLLVTFGSIIGRAGLRGEAHYATANDWLAELTVDFGRRHPNCRSLCLEWSVWSGVGMGERLSVVEALTRDGITPVTPDQGVQMLRRLLADPQAPSVVVVSGRTEGIDTVRMDRPELPLLRFVDRPLVRYHGVELVTEAELKPVTDLYLDHHRLDGNLLFPAVFGMEAMAQVAAAVTGRDDTPVVERAEFLRPIVVPPEGSTTIRIATLVVDDDVVDAVIYSAETEFSAAHFRARLHFTGTRPPAGPPEQVPAGLPAVPLEPATDLYGDILFQGGRFQRLRRYHRSAARHVDADVVTAPQTRWFADYLPDALLLGDPGVRDALMHGNQVCVPDATLLPAGIERLHPAGTRLTEAEELRYCAEERSRDGDTYVYDIALRSADGAVVERWEGLRLRAVRKKDGRGPWVAPLLGSYLERAVGDLVGGDVAVAVEPTPTEQGGRGEPSGQGTPDETRRRRARTAVAAGRAAGGPVEVAYRPDGRPELADGRSLSAAHAEDLTLCVVGTGPLACDVEAVRAREESVWQGLLGAHVDLARLCAADGGESLDAAATRVWAAIECLRKAGLSHRAPLAAVPSDRAGWLVFASGDLRIATLVTTVRDLPQPMAFAILTEGRA
- a CDS encoding carboxymuconolactone decarboxylase family protein; this translates as MIARRVASSVVQRQVNYVTPVPQGSARGLVDAVYRQVAQEMQLVVPPAQLHSPSPEVLAAYWMVMREPLLPTENVDRATKEAVAAAVSVANICPYCVDMHSVGLYELSTEHDAEAIVADRLTEIADRRIRVAAEWGRTAHQPQTSRPVLPFPERDRPELVGVVVGFHYIARVVNVFLSNFLLPPGLTPRARRRLKRGIGWVLQGTLRDAREPGRSVELLPPAPLPAEAAWAAGSPHVAGAMARAYAAFEAAGERAVPPAVRELVAERLDDWRGEETGLSRQWCERLIAPLPEAQRAAGRLALLTVFASYQVDEEVVTEFRRHQPGDAALVDAVAWASFAAARRVGTWYAPAGSPEPV
- a CDS encoding DUF1702 family protein encodes the protein MQSLRDLRRRILTPNISETKMDVRGFHVKNEESKALLETVGASFLAGYGYAAEAPTTEAAERRLETVPTRFRGFAYEGAAMGFAVRDALRPGRPRHVPGLLAGRGDAHVYMAYVGVGWAMARLPRIRWGQLYAPDPLLRWLVLDGYGFHQAYFHTDRYVYGQYRHPRFPWPAEGPREYADRVIDQGIGRATWFVGGTDVDRVTEIFAAFPAHRRADLYAGAGLAATYAGGATEADLHRFRDRAGDYRVDLAQGSAFAAGARVRAGLVVPHNEVATQVFCGMSTAEASKVTDVTLPSGQDGDTPAYERWRQAIAAEFEGRC
- a CDS encoding copper resistance CopC family protein gives rise to the protein MTTVDGARPPAPPTSVGAVQRAAIAVAVGIVLSIVALLAFGTPAESRRFMLNPGDGSVVGVAPAEVTLTLGGAESAENVHLAVTGPTGAVVSIGKAAVRDGRLAVRVRDAGPGAYRVAYRALLPDGRQVAGLAGFTVTPGAVPAGPVAAPIGDEAANASHDHARIDGINGVLLLLDLGLVAVALLLMFLRPQRGRGPVTGP
- a CDS encoding DUF1702 family protein translates to MPTVLGSMRRLLMAPTLAEVTFARRGFPGPATEVTRRLEAVPQSVVCGFEWGIDTRDPWELERRLALVDRELLGFAYEGATMACTILDVMGPRRGTRTRDLLRGPGAPHLFLAYIGIGFAMARLPRPLWRHVVPDLTGSPYHPTMTWLAVDGYGFDRAYFHLDRWVTRQERLAAYPWQGHGDYFLRATDQGLGRALWFIHGARTADVAGAVRAFAADRHGDLWSGVGLAATFAGGADAEALAALRTDAGPCAPDLAQGAVFAAKARSHAGHVPAHSEAAMHALGGRSVAAAAALADDVAVRAEPAGPVPAYEVWRRNVRAHFEPAGINHGR